The DNA window GCCGTAGGGTGGGCTTCAGCCCACCGCATCGCATTCGAACGCAGATTGTGTGCCCATGGCGAAGCGCCGCAAATCAATCCGCTGTATTGAGCCGTTTGCCTGAAAACAGGTTCTGATTCTCAAAGGTGTGCGGTGGGCTGAAACCCACCCTACAGACGTCATGATGCAAGTCGATCTCGCTAACGAAGACATTAACGCCTACCTCGCCCGCCATCAGAAGAAGGAACTTCTTCGGTTCCTTACTTGCGGGTCGGTGGACGACGGCAAATCGACCCTGATCGGTCGGCTTCTGCACGACACCAAGGGCATCTACGACGACCAGCTCGCCGCGGTGAAGAAGGACTCGGTTAAGCACGGCACCACCGGTGCCGGCGAAGTCGACCTGGCGCTGCTCACCGACGGCCTTAAGGCCGAGCGCGAACAGGGCATCACCATCGACGTGGCGTACCGGTACTTCAGCACCGACAAGCGCAAGTTCATCATCGCTGATACCCCCGGCCACGAGCAGTACACCCGCAACATGGCGACGGGCGCGAGCACCTGTCACCTGGCGATCATCCTCATCGACGCCCGGCACGGCGTCATGTCGCAGACCCGGCGGCACTCGTTCATCGTCTCGCTGCTTGGCATCAAGCACGTGGTCGTCGCGATCAACAAGATGGACCTCGTCGGCTTCAGCCAGGAGCGGTTCGAAGAGATCAAGGCCGAGTACACCGGGTTTGTTGCCAAGCTGGACATTCCCGACGTGCAGTTCATCCCGATGTCGGCCAAGAACGGCGACAACGTCGTCGAAAAGAGCGAGAAGTCGCCGTGGTATCAGGGCCCCCCGCTGCTGGCGCACCTGGAATCGGTACACATTGCGTCCGACGTGAACCTGCAGGACATGCGCTTCCCGGTGCAGTACGTCATCCGCCCGAACCTCGACTTCCGCGGCTTCGCCGGCACCGTTGCCAGCGGCATTATCCGCAAGGGAGATGAGGTCGTATCGCTGCCGAGCGGCAAGAAGAGCAAGGTCGCCAGCATCGTCACGTTCGACGGCGAACAGGACGAAGCGTTCGCCCCGCAGGCGGTGACTGTCACGTTGGAAGACGAAATCGACTGCTCTCGCGGCGACATGCTGATTCACCCGGCGAATCAGCCGCACGTGTCGTCGCAGATCGAGGCGATGGTGGTCTGGATGGCCGAGAAGCCGTTCGTTCCGGGCAAGACCTACTGGATCAAGCAGACGACCAAGACCGTGGGCGGCGAGATCGCCGAAGTGCGATACAATGTCGACGTCAATACGCTGGAGAAGAAGGCGTCGAATCAGATCGCGATGAACGAGGTCGGGCACGTCGTCCTGAGCCTGAATCAGCCGCTGGCGCATGACGCGTATCGAAAGAATCAATCGACCGGCGCGTTCATCATTATCGACCGGCTGTCCAACAGCACGGTCGGCGCCGGAATGATCCTGGAGCAGCAGGATCGAGGCGGCGCCGCCGGCGACCACTGGGGCCATGAGCCCGTCGCCGGGAAGCTGAAGCAGAAGGCGAGTTCGATCTCGCTCGCCGAGCGCGAACAGCGGCTGGGGCAGAAGGGGGCGACGGTCCTGTTGTACGGCCTGACGGGCAGCGGCAAGGCGACCATCGCCTACGCGCTGGAAAAGGTGTTGTTCGAAGCCGGTCGCACGGTGACGGTGCTGTATGGCCCGGATATGCGCCAAGGGCTGTGCCGCGACCTGGGCTTTACCGCAGACGACCGCAGCGAGAATCTCCGCCGAAGCGCCGAGGTGGCGAAGCTCTTTAACGATTCAGGGATCCTGACAATCTGCGCCTTTGTCGCACCGCACGATGCGGTGCGCGTCAAGGCCAAGCAGGTCATCGGCGGTGAACGCTGCGTGTCGGTTTACCTCAAGTGCGATCCGCAGATCGCGGAACAGCGCGACCGCACTGGTGCATGGGCCGCCGCCCGCGAGGCGAAGATGGCCAGCTTCCCCGGCGTGAGCGCGACGTTCGAAGAACCTTCAGCCGCGGACCTGGTGCTGGAAACCGACAAGCTGACCGTTGACGAATCGGTAG is part of the Humisphaera borealis genome and encodes:
- the cysN gene encoding sulfate adenylyltransferase subunit CysN, which translates into the protein MMQVDLANEDINAYLARHQKKELLRFLTCGSVDDGKSTLIGRLLHDTKGIYDDQLAAVKKDSVKHGTTGAGEVDLALLTDGLKAEREQGITIDVAYRYFSTDKRKFIIADTPGHEQYTRNMATGASTCHLAIILIDARHGVMSQTRRHSFIVSLLGIKHVVVAINKMDLVGFSQERFEEIKAEYTGFVAKLDIPDVQFIPMSAKNGDNVVEKSEKSPWYQGPPLLAHLESVHIASDVNLQDMRFPVQYVIRPNLDFRGFAGTVASGIIRKGDEVVSLPSGKKSKVASIVTFDGEQDEAFAPQAVTVTLEDEIDCSRGDMLIHPANQPHVSSQIEAMVVWMAEKPFVPGKTYWIKQTTKTVGGEIAEVRYNVDVNTLEKKASNQIAMNEVGHVVLSLNQPLAHDAYRKNQSTGAFIIIDRLSNSTVGAGMILEQQDRGGAAGDHWGHEPVAGKLKQKASSISLAEREQRLGQKGATVLLYGLTGSGKATIAYALEKVLFEAGRTVTVLYGPDMRQGLCRDLGFTADDRSENLRRSAEVAKLFNDSGILTICAFVAPHDAVRVKAKQVIGGERCVSVYLKCDPQIAEQRDRTGAWAAAREAKMASFPGVSATFEEPSAADLVLETDKLTVDESVAKILDALKIRSIA